In one Pseudomonas marginalis genomic region, the following are encoded:
- a CDS encoding fimbria/pilus outer membrane usher protein — translation MSSKTPARPENGFISPFRLTLVAQGLLLLGGAHTAAAQDATHSVFNPAFFPGGAAGLQVDISKFNQGNVVLPGSYRAEVYLNGQWIGRETLSFKAMDGQDTAQMCLERDALFRFGIDMEAVDRQSTDAVFSACADIASYLPGASSRFDSGENRLDLQIPQIYLARKARGYIDPKHWDSGIDAAFVRYNANTFATQTRHQSLNSNYLGLNTGLNLGDWHWRHNGSYSQSSVGSGYQSSSTYVQREMSSLQSQLMVGEIYTPGELFDSVRLRGASLFSDDRMLPDSQTGFAPVVRGVAETNARVTVRQRGVLLDEVSVAPGPFVLNDLFPTGYGGDLTVTITEADGRQREFIVPFAANANLLRPGHHRYSLSIGQLDELGLRHPPTLMQATYQHGLSNLLTGYTGAVVGQDYNSQLLGTALNTPLGAVSFDLTHSNAHVPGHGSREGQSLQLRYSKNFADTGTHFALGAYRYSTEGFLSVGDAARIRDLAIDGLSLDSVSRLRDRMDISLNQSLGNGSVYLTGSSQNYWNRTSGNLTFTAGYSGTWKGLHYTVSAQRTRDLLSDRVDKQVDLTLSLPLGSGARSPTLTTTVYHGDQNSGERVNVGGSLGERSEFSYGLGASRTRGSGNAASADMKYQASHGVLSAGYGQSSDYRSVSLGMTGGIVAHAGGVTFAPELGDTIGIVQAPDAQGARINGNHSAQVGNSGYAVVPHLTPYRQNVVELDPKDLSVDVELKTAAQNVAPRAGSVVKLKFETVSGQAMLITALREDGSSLPFGADVFDEDGASVGVVGQGGQAFVRVSRTQGPLTIKWGPHAGAACQLHYDLGAQSNIAGTQRLLNLDAGTCRLDTAQHMPPSSERNASS, via the coding sequence ATGAGTTCGAAAACACCGGCCAGACCCGAAAACGGGTTTATATCGCCTTTCAGGTTGACGCTTGTAGCTCAAGGTCTATTGCTGTTGGGTGGCGCCCACACTGCAGCGGCCCAAGACGCCACGCATTCTGTATTCAACCCGGCCTTTTTTCCCGGCGGGGCAGCGGGCTTGCAGGTCGACATTTCAAAGTTCAACCAAGGCAACGTCGTGCTACCCGGCAGCTACCGTGCGGAGGTTTATCTCAACGGCCAATGGATAGGCAGAGAGACGCTATCGTTCAAGGCCATGGACGGACAAGACACTGCGCAGATGTGCCTTGAGCGTGACGCGCTCTTCAGGTTCGGCATCGACATGGAGGCGGTCGACAGGCAATCGACCGACGCCGTATTTTCCGCATGCGCCGATATTGCCAGCTACCTGCCAGGCGCCAGCAGCCGGTTCGATTCTGGTGAAAATCGCCTTGACCTGCAGATCCCGCAGATTTACCTCGCACGCAAGGCTCGGGGCTATATCGATCCCAAACACTGGGACAGTGGCATCGACGCAGCCTTCGTGCGTTACAACGCCAACACCTTTGCCACCCAAACCAGGCATCAGTCGCTCAACTCCAACTACCTGGGCCTGAACACCGGGCTCAACCTGGGCGACTGGCATTGGCGCCACAACGGCAGCTACAGCCAATCATCGGTGGGCTCTGGCTACCAGAGCAGCAGCACCTACGTTCAGCGTGAAATGAGCTCGCTGCAGTCTCAATTGATGGTCGGCGAAATCTACACGCCGGGCGAGCTGTTCGACAGCGTCCGCCTGCGGGGTGCGAGCCTGTTCAGTGATGACCGGATGCTGCCTGATTCCCAGACCGGTTTTGCCCCCGTGGTGCGCGGCGTTGCCGAGACCAACGCGCGGGTTACCGTGCGCCAGCGCGGGGTACTGCTGGATGAGGTGTCGGTGGCGCCCGGGCCGTTTGTACTCAATGATTTATTCCCTACCGGATATGGCGGCGACCTGACCGTCACGATCACCGAGGCGGATGGCCGTCAGCGGGAGTTCATCGTCCCCTTTGCGGCCAACGCCAACCTCCTGCGACCCGGCCACCACCGCTATTCGCTGAGCATCGGCCAGCTCGATGAACTTGGCCTTCGGCACCCTCCCACACTGATGCAGGCGACCTACCAGCATGGCCTCAGCAATCTACTGACCGGCTATACCGGCGCGGTGGTGGGCCAAGACTACAATTCACAATTATTGGGAACGGCACTCAACACGCCATTGGGTGCGGTGTCGTTTGACTTGACCCACTCCAATGCCCATGTACCTGGGCACGGTTCGCGGGAGGGACAAAGCCTGCAACTGCGCTACAGCAAGAATTTCGCAGACACCGGCACTCACTTCGCATTGGGGGCCTACCGCTATTCCACTGAAGGGTTCCTGAGCGTAGGCGATGCCGCACGGATTCGCGACCTTGCCATCGACGGACTCAGCCTCGACAGCGTCTCGCGCCTGCGCGACAGAATGGACATAAGCCTCAACCAGAGCCTGGGCAACGGCTCGGTTTACCTGACCGGTTCTTCGCAAAACTATTGGAACCGCACAAGTGGCAACCTGACCTTTACCGCGGGATACAGCGGCACCTGGAAGGGCCTTCACTATACCGTCAGTGCACAGCGCACCCGTGACCTGTTGAGCGACCGAGTCGACAAGCAGGTGGATCTGACCTTGAGCCTGCCCCTGGGCAGCGGCGCGCGTTCGCCGACCCTGACCACCACGGTCTATCACGGCGACCAAAACAGTGGCGAGCGCGTGAACGTCGGCGGCAGCCTTGGCGAACGCAGCGAATTCAGCTATGGCCTTGGTGCCAGTCGAACCCGAGGCAGTGGTAACGCCGCGAGTGCCGATATGAAATACCAGGCCAGTCATGGCGTGCTGTCTGCCGGTTACGGGCAGAGCAGCGACTACCGCTCGGTATCGCTGGGGATGACCGGCGGCATCGTTGCCCACGCCGGCGGCGTGACCTTCGCTCCGGAGCTGGGCGACACCATCGGCATCGTCCAGGCGCCCGACGCCCAGGGTGCGCGGATCAACGGTAACCACAGCGCGCAAGTCGGTAACAGCGGCTACGCCGTGGTACCCCACCTTACCCCGTATCGCCAGAACGTCGTGGAGCTGGACCCGAAGGATCTTTCGGTCGATGTGGAACTCAAGACCGCCGCCCAGAACGTAGCGCCCCGTGCCGGTTCGGTGGTGAAGCTTAAGTTCGAGACGGTCAGCGGCCAGGCCATGTTGATCACGGCACTGCGCGAGGATGGCAGCTCCTTGCCGTTTGGTGCGGATGTGTTTGATGAGGACGGCGCGAGCGTCGGGGTGGTCGGGCAGGGTGGTCAAGCCTTTGTTCGAGTGTCTCGTACACAGGGACCATTGACGATCAAGTGGGGCCCCCATGCCGGCGCCGCATGCCAGTTGCATTACGACTTGGGCGCACAGTCGAACATTGCCGGCACCCAACGGTTGCTTAATCTCGACGCGGGCACCTGCCGGCTCGATACAGCACAGCACATGCCACCGTCGAGCGAGCGCAATGCAAGCAGTTGA
- a CDS encoding molecular chaperone yields MNATLISHWLTRLSLLTLALICPVMAQASVVISSTRIIYPQQDKEVTVRLESKNQVPVLMQAWLDKGDEHSTPDAGGIPFVVTPPIFRIEPGRQHVVRLAYTGETLPSAQESLYWFNLLEVPSQAQDADQGNQLQLAFRSRIKVFLRPPSLPFAAEAAPAKLQWRSVTTEHGPSLEVYNPTPYYVNFDKIEVVAKGQRHARKSAASSGDNMVAPDSRNHFQIAGLASLRTAEMTVEFQTLDDFGLTIQHSAKVSP; encoded by the coding sequence ATGAACGCGACTTTGATCTCACATTGGCTAACCAGACTCAGCCTGTTGACGCTTGCACTGATCTGTCCCGTCATGGCGCAGGCAAGCGTTGTGATCAGCAGCACACGGATCATCTATCCGCAACAGGACAAGGAAGTCACAGTAAGGCTGGAAAGCAAGAATCAGGTACCCGTCCTGATGCAGGCATGGCTGGACAAGGGTGACGAGCACTCTACCCCGGACGCCGGCGGAATCCCCTTTGTTGTCACGCCGCCGATCTTTCGTATCGAGCCAGGCCGGCAACACGTCGTGCGCCTGGCATACACCGGCGAAACGCTGCCGTCTGCGCAGGAAAGCCTGTACTGGTTCAACTTACTCGAAGTGCCTTCGCAGGCCCAAGATGCCGACCAGGGTAACCAGTTGCAACTTGCCTTCCGCTCCAGGATCAAGGTGTTTCTCCGACCGCCCAGCCTGCCCTTTGCGGCCGAAGCCGCGCCGGCCAAATTGCAGTGGCGCAGCGTAACCACCGAGCACGGCCCGTCACTGGAGGTCTATAACCCGACCCCCTATTACGTGAATTTCGACAAGATCGAAGTGGTCGCGAAGGGGCAGCGCCATGCGCGCAAATCCGCCGCATCGAGCGGCGACAATATGGTGGCGCCCGATAGCCGCAACCACTTCCAGATTGCAGGGCTTGCGTCGTTGCGTACGGCCGAGATGACCGTGGAGTTCCAGACGCTCGACGACTTCGGGCTCACGATCCAGCACAGCGCCAAGGTGTCGCCATGA
- a CDS encoding fimbrial protein, whose protein sequence is MKFTAISTAATLLALTAALSRPAFATNDGVINFTGLVTDVTCTVEGAAPGTGAVVKDVNLGGVSASRLATAGSRANLTGFTIRIGGPGEGSCTNGRTAMVAFDPTSPAIDVATGRLNIDGYDDPSDTTNAKNVQVEVTNRDGSPINVYTEKSEGVVIADNQAIIPLAAQMYASGAATEGTVKTRVGFLVEYAE, encoded by the coding sequence ATGAAATTTACCGCTATCTCCACCGCTGCAACACTGCTTGCCCTGACGGCTGCGTTATCACGGCCCGCATTCGCCACCAACGACGGGGTCATCAACTTCACGGGGTTGGTGACCGATGTGACCTGCACCGTCGAGGGTGCCGCACCTGGCACAGGCGCAGTGGTCAAGGACGTCAACCTGGGCGGCGTCTCTGCTTCACGCCTGGCAACCGCTGGCAGTCGCGCCAACCTCACCGGTTTCACCATTCGCATTGGCGGGCCCGGCGAAGGCAGTTGCACCAACGGCCGCACGGCCATGGTGGCTTTCGACCCAACCAGCCCAGCCATTGACGTCGCTACCGGCCGCTTGAACATCGACGGCTACGACGACCCTTCCGACACCACCAACGCCAAGAACGTACAGGTCGAAGTCACAAACCGCGACGGCTCGCCGATCAACGTCTACACCGAAAAATCCGAGGGCGTTGTGATCGCCGATAACCAGGCCATTATCCCGCTGGCAGCCCAAATGTACGCCAGCGGCGCCGCAACCGAAGGCACGGTGAAAACACGCGTCGGCTTCCTGGTCGAATACGCCGAGTAA
- a CDS encoding molecular chaperone, whose translation MARRALATCALGLLSLHALNAHAGIIVHGTRVIYPAEQQEVVVRLENKADRPALVQTWLDTGDRNSTPATARTPFTLSPPMFRIEPHQQQALRLRYSGAPLPTDRESLFWLNIFEVPPTSADAAQNNQIELSFRTRLRVFLRPQGLPYPVSSAATKLQWKLVPHNHGFALQATNPTPYHISLASVALLSEGKRFNKAPSQAANDGLLLPAGDMKLFALPQLRIRPNGNPQVEFVSVSDFGARVQHTAAVTLSSAG comes from the coding sequence ATGGCCCGCCGTGCTCTCGCCACCTGTGCCCTCGGGCTGCTGTCGCTGCACGCGCTCAACGCCCATGCCGGCATCATTGTCCATGGCACACGCGTGATCTACCCCGCTGAGCAGCAGGAGGTCGTTGTGCGCCTGGAGAATAAAGCCGATCGTCCGGCATTGGTACAGACCTGGCTGGATACGGGCGACCGAAACTCGACACCAGCGACTGCGCGGACTCCGTTCACCCTCTCACCGCCGATGTTTCGCATCGAACCGCACCAACAACAGGCATTGCGCCTGCGTTATTCCGGCGCCCCGTTGCCTACTGATCGCGAAAGCCTGTTCTGGTTGAACATATTCGAAGTGCCGCCGACTTCCGCCGACGCCGCGCAAAACAACCAGATCGAATTGTCGTTTCGCACTCGCTTGCGGGTCTTCCTGCGCCCACAAGGATTGCCATACCCCGTCAGCAGCGCGGCAACCAAACTGCAGTGGAAACTGGTCCCCCATAACCATGGGTTCGCCCTGCAAGCGACCAACCCCACGCCCTACCATATTTCGCTGGCATCGGTCGCGTTGCTGAGCGAAGGCAAACGGTTCAACAAGGCGCCGAGCCAGGCGGCCAATGACGGTCTGTTATTGCCGGCCGGAGACATGAAACTGTTTGCATTGCCCCAGTTGCGTATTCGTCCCAACGGCAACCCCCAGGTCGAGTTCGTTTCCGTCAGCGATTTTGGCGCCCGCGTGCAGCACACGGCGGCTGTCACCCTTTCGTCCGCAGGATAA